A stretch of DNA from Triticum dicoccoides isolate Atlit2015 ecotype Zavitan chromosome 2A, WEW_v2.0, whole genome shotgun sequence:
aatacttttattattgcctctagggcatatttccaacatattcagcattgtcatcgtcgccgccgaagcaaagacgatgaacaacctaaaaacctagactacgaGAGAGTAAAAGCGATCCACACGTGTGGATCtggcgacccccctcaccaccaaCGACCGAagtcgccggcggaggggagctGCCGGAGAGCGGCGTTGGAAGATCGGCCtcccctggcggcggctagggttccagccgtCAGGGATGAGAGGAAAACAGGAAAGAGTAGGTGCAACGTGACCGTCCTTACACGCAAGAGGAAAGTCAGTAGCTCAGGTATTAATTATCACTTCATCTTAGGAACTGTTTGGTATGTACCAAAATCTGCCTCACCAATTCGTGCAAGGTTCTAGCATCGTCCATGATTGGAAATGAGGTTTGTTCAGATAATGAACTAATGAGTGCAGAATGTGAACAAATATTTGTCAAATTTTTGCGAGGAACATAAATGCGTGCAATATCTAGTCAAGCGTACAGGTCTCCCCGGCAGTATTACAGACACAGAAGTTGCACGTCAATATAACAGTGCAGTTGACTTCCATTTTCCTGCAGATCTCACTGAGATGGATCTTCGAGCAAGGAGCGAGCATGGTAGCCAAGAGTATGAAAAAGGAGAGGCTTCAGGAGAACCTAGGAATCTTTGACTGGGAACTGACGGACGAAGACCGGTTCAAGATTACTCGGATACGGCAGTACAAGAAGGTCACGGTGCTGGCGATCCTCTGCCCTGAAGGTGTCCCTGGCGTCGATATGTCGGAGGTTGATGTGGTTGAAACGTAGGTGCCAAATTGTGGAGATGCATGCGCCATTTAAACACTGCGAGTTACTCCTGTAATTTGGTGAAGATGCATGCGCCATTTATGCACTCCAAATTACAAAGATTTGGTGGTGAGATGCTTCTGGTGGTGCTACCTGTGCCCTACCTGGATGAGGTCCTGCTTGGCATCATCAATTGTGATGATCCTGACGGGTTCCCCTACAGTGCTGGTGGGTAGCCGTCAGTCGTCATTCACTGTGTCACAAATGGACTTGGCCACAGGCCACAACATCTTCGGTTGGCTGATCTTTCCTTGTCTCGCGCCAGCATCATCTTCTCTTCTCTCCAGGAAGAAAGAAAGACCTTTTTtacgaagaaggaagaaagaaagacTAGCAAAAGTTGCTCCTAGAAAATCGACGAAATTTAAGCTTGGATGGATAGTAGAAGGCTCCTGTTTGTCCCACAGGCAATCCAAATTTCTTGTGGCGAGCGCGACAAGTCAACAACTGAGGTGGGTCCTGGTTAGGAGATGGATGTATCATGTATGACAGATATGTGGGCCTCACagctatttgtgtgtgtgtgtgtgaggaagAACTGGGCCTCAGAATTACTACGAAAGTATGGCGGAGAACGAAACATATGGTACAAGAAATTGTCTAGCTCAGCTTAGTCCATGACCTTCTTAAAAAAAAGCTTTGTCCATGTGTTCTGGTGACTAGAGTAGTTCACAACTATCTACTCCTACACCGCACAAGGATCCAGTTTCATTGCAGAGACAATTGATGCCCGCTGGAAGAACCAAAATCCACCTCTCTGCCtttgaaaaacggacgaacagctaCGTAAGAGCATCTTCAGCCCCGCTCATAGGGAGGCCTCCTTagacgattttttcgcgccggcgtcgAAAAAACGGACCAGTCGCATTTCCAGGAGCctgattttcgccggcctgggccaAAATCAGCGccagcggacccaggccgaacccggcatttaggggcgagcggttttggcgcgaaaaagccgcgggccagccgcgtcagtgaCACCGCGACTCGTCCTTCCCCAACGCCTCGGATTCCCGCGCGGGGAATCAATGGTAAGGCTGCCGCCAGTCAGCCttaccattgattcctcacgggcggcgcatcaCGGGACGGCACGCCGACGCCTCccttccctcgcacgcgtacacacgagcGCGGTGCGGCTATATAAGCCGGTGGACTCGCTCGCCTGTGGCCACACAAGCCCCGCCCTCGCCGCCGAGCTttacctctcccgagcgccaccgccgagctctccctctcccgtgagccgccgcccagcccctccctctccctccccctctcacgATGGCCGAGCGTTtcgccggagacgaggcggcggccaacggcttcgaccGCCGCAGTCTTCGCGAACAGGAGTCGTGGCtcatgttccaggcgaacatcccgacgccaccggacatgcgcgccgggccgacgggctggaagctcagcaatgggggagtgcccattcccccgttgcccgatgcCGTGGTTAAACCCTCctacttcgccgacgaggtcgagGTCGTGCGTGCCTCCCTCATCGACGCCCAGCTcttcctcccccagtacgccgccgacaaccacgcggcttgggcggcgtacttccaaCGCCGTCAGCAGCAGCGGCTGGCGTCCACCAATGGCGCGGGCGTGGGCGGCGGCCAAAAGAACatcgaggggcgccacctgtggtggggtgtccccggccgcacactcgagggcgtgctgacgcacctcgagggcggcaacaacccgccaTTAGCGTACCCCCTGGCGAGGGCGGCCGCGGCGCCCCGCCGATGcgacgggccatgggcgccaaggaggttcggctcctcctcctcttcctcctcgtgctcttcctcgcactcctccggcactccggcgcTGCTCGGCATCAAggtcgagcccgcggcggagacgccgctcggccggcgcactcgcagcgtcggcatcgtcatcaacgagggcggccggcgcgcctcctcatcggctcctcctccgcgcttcgtcaagccaaagacggagccggggctcgcgccggtgaaggcggagccgggtctccccgccgtgaagacggagcacAGCGAGGTCAAGCTCGACAACGACGCGGCCCTTGAATGGGCACGTCAGGACTCCCTGAAAATGGcgagggagcgccagtgcgccgtACTGCGACGCTTCGCGGAGCGCCGCCGGGGCCGCGAGGAAGGAGGAGTCGTCATCATcgccgacagcgacgacgacgacgcgccgccgccgtcagcagtccgccatggcgacgccgggtccaGTAGGGGCGCCCGCGTTAAGGAGGAGAAGGCCATGATGACGACGGCGGTGACGATGGCAGCGACGACGGCGACTACCCGACGTTCAGCcagtttcttttttagattagtttATATATTTTTATGTAATAAAAATTCGTGAACTTTGTTGAATTATATGCCCAAGTTGAACCAAATTTGTCGTGTTTAGTCGAATTTCGCCGAACTTTGCTATATACTTTTATTTTTTGAACGCGTATGGGGACCGCTCTGGAGCCGGCGGTTGGAGACCAACTCACCCCAGTCcaattttttgcgccggctcaccccaggCGGCGGCGATTTAGGCGCcccggggggccaacggctggctggagatgctctaagtcctTATGTCACTCGGGCCAGTATAAAAGCCGGTGGCTCGTCCTGTACTTGAACCACAAGACAAGACAAGCTCAATCGCTCTGCAGAGACGACGCATGGCCTCGACGACAGCGGCGGTGCCGGAGGTGGCGCTGCGGTCCGGCGGCGCGAGGCCCATGCCGGCCGTCGGCATGGGCACCGCCAAGTTCCCGGCGGTGGCGGAGACCACCGTGAAGGCcgtgctggaggccgtggaggtggGCTACCGCCACTTCGACACGGCCGCCATGTACGCGACGGAGCGGCCCCTGGGCGAGGCCCTCGCGGAGGCGGTGCGCCGCGGGCTCCTGGCGTCCCGGGAGGAGGTGTTCGTCACGTCCAAGCTCTGGTGCACGCAGTGCCACCCTCAGCTCGTGCTTCGGTCCCTCCGGGAGAGCCTCCAGTAAGCTCGGTCCATCTAGAGTAGACTTTTGCCCGTTGACTTCTGTTGATCTTGATCAATCGTCTCGGCGTTTGTGCTTCGTTTCTGAAGGAACCTGCAGATGGAGTACGTGGACCTGTACCTGATCCACTGGCCGATCAGCCTGAAGCCCGGGCCGGCGGTGTTCCCGGTGAAGCGGGACGACGCCGTCCCGTTCGACTTCGAGGGCGTGTGGCGCGCGATGGAGGAGTGCCACCGCCTCGGGCTCGCCAAGGCC
This window harbors:
- the LOC119359551 gene encoding non-functional NADPH-dependent codeinone reductase 2-like — its product is MASTTAAVPEVALRSGGARPMPAVGMGTAKFPAVAETTVKAVLEAVEVGYRHFDTAAMYATERPLGEALAEAVRRGLLASREEVFVTSKLWCTQCHPQLVLRSLRESLQNLQMEYVDLYLIHWPISLKPGPAVFPVKRDDAVPFDFEGVWRAMEECHRLGLAKAIGVSNFTTSHLHKLLAAATVPPAVNQVEMNPVWQQRKLRGYCAEKGIHVAAYSPLGGQNWSGDGNAVLDSEVLAEIARARGKTVAQVALRWIYEQGVTPIVKSFSKERLKENLGIFDWGLADDDLRKIGQIPQKKIVKAAGMLFSAEGEFTSVDLADMEIVEE